Part of the Trypanosoma brucei gambiense DAL972 chromosome 8, complete sequence genome, AGTTGACACGCCTACACTCCGCCTGGGATGTTGACCGGCATATTGTGCTTGAAGGCGAGAAACTTGTACTTATCCGCTTCAGTCATTACGGTGAAGCGACGGAGCAGGAAGAAGACATGGCACACACACTTTCCACACGCCAAATAGATGAAGTACTTGTCGCACTCGCACCAAGGGTACGGAAGTATTGCACAATTTATGTTGTGTCTACGCTGGAGGTGCCTGAGTTCAACGTCATGTATGAATTGGGTCACAGCAGAGAGCCCTTCGCCGTGATGTTCTTTTACCGAAACGCACATATCCGTGTGGATGTGGGGACGgggaacaataataaaattaatTTTGTTGTATCGGAAGATGAACTGTTATCCATCGCTGACGCAGCGTACCGTGCGGGGAGAAGTGGAAAGACGATAGCATACTCGGAAAAGAAATTCACAACAGCTGCTGTACGCCGTTAGTGCTGTCTTTAGTGTCGCCCATGTGTCATTAAGTTGCGCAGGTGGGAACTACAGTTGGGGAGagaatatttttctttcgtttccctcatcacatattttcttcttcacccaCAACACCCACATACGTTCACGCACGTTatgactttaaaaaaaaaaaactaagtaTATGTAAACCATTGTTATTTTCTGCTGAAGAATTGTATGACACACGCCTTTCCCTACTTCTGTTGCCTCTCTCAGGTTTTTTCACTTGCCCCAGGTAAACAGGTGGAGGGGAAGAGCATTACGTATTTCCTCCCAAAGGTGTGGGGGTTAAGTTCAACATAACGTGGTACCGTTACACGTGAAAGAACGGAAACaaataaggagaaaaaggaaaagaaaaaaaaaagttgtgcTCCTCAACGGTCTATCGAAagggcaacaacaacaacagtaacagcAAACGCGGGAGTAAAAGGACACAGAAAATGGCAAGGTTTCAATCTTCTGTGGTTTCCCGTGCGCCGGCATTTACATTTGTTATGCTTTCACTGGTAGCGGCGGGAGTTCCAACAGTTATTCCTGGAGCTGATGGCTCCGTAGCCACTGAAACTAAGGGAAGGGGTGGGG contains:
- a CDS encoding spliceosomal U5 snRNP-specific protein, putative, producing MTELTRLHSAWDVDRHIVLEGEKLVLIRFSHYGEATEQEEDMAHTLSTRQIDEVLVALAPRVRKYCTIYVVSTLEVPEFNVMYELGHSREPFAVMFFYRNAHIRVDVGTGNNNKINFVVSEDELLSIADAAYRAGRSGKTIAYSEKKFTTAAVRR